Part of the Rhodohalobacter sp. 614A genome is shown below.
TGCTAAAACTCATCTGCTCGATCCAACCGAGCATTTTTCCAGAAAGCTGGTAGATTTGTGTAGAGAGTTTGGAACCGGGCGGCAAATAGTAGATTGCTTCCAAAAAACGAAACAGCATAATGAGGTGGTACATCGGACTGCGTTCAAAATGTGCACCATCCTGCAAAATTTGTTCGGGAATCTGTTCGGCCAAAATAGATTTTGCCATTTGAACCCATTTCTGTTGATGAAAGGAAACCCCTCCCATTAAAAGGGCAAAAGCATTCTCCATCAGGTGGTTACCTAAAAGATGGTATTCCGGCCGATCTGCAAGAAAATGGAGTTCAGAAAAAAGATATTCTGTGAGATCAGGCTTGGCTTCAATTTCATCATGATTTTCTGATAAAAACCGGATCACGTTCATCACACGAAGAGAAGCGGGATACGGTTCAGGCCCGATTTTCCCCTGTTCCAGCCATCGGTAAAGATCCAAAACCAATTCCGCCCGAAAATTGATAGAAAGTTCATCCTGTTTCAGAAAGTCCGCATACTGCAGATGATAATTCCACAATTTTCCATGTTTCAGTTCATTCCATCGAACCCTCGTTTGAAAAGTTTCTGATTTGTTCAACAGGTTGACTTTAATTCCGCCGTCCGTGACTTCAAAAAAGTTTTTAGCTGACGGTACCGGCAGCATCGAGAGGGGGAAAAACTGTAAATTTTCACTATCGATCTTTTTCAGAGAATGGATTCGCTGTAATCCATATTTCAATCGATAGGAAACCTGTACTGGTTTTAAATGCCGCAGAGTGTGGTAGAGATCACGAACATTTGAAACTATCTGCACGGCTTACATATTTGGTTGATGATTATCGAAAGGTAAACAATCAATGAAATTCCTGTTTAGTTTAAAAATAGTATGGTTTGTTGAGCGGTTTTTTAATCCCAGTGCTACCTCGGACCAATTTAGCAAAGTTGGGTTTATCACTTGCAATCAGGTCAATAAGCATAAATCATGGTTGCCTGCTGAAAGGTTATAGAGATTTCAATAAATTGATGAAATTTTCGTGTTCATCTGTAAAAGTATAAACATCCTCCGGCATTTCTCTCATATTTTTTTGCCAAATCTCAATTTGAGGAAAATCCACACTTTGAATTTTTTCAATCGCTTGCTTGGAATTTTCAAGGTCAATTTCCATCCCGATATTATAGTGCTTTACAAGCCTGGCATTTTGTGAACCTGTCTGAACAATTAACGGTCGTTTAAAATAACAAGCCTGGTAAAACCGGTTTACAATTGCCCAATTTTTGTTCGCCTGTGTTTGATAATGCGCTCCCCAAACCAGGTCTACATTTGCAAACATTTCATGTAGATCATCGGGGTAGACAAAAGGGCCATCATATTGAGCAAATTCCAGAGATCGAAATTCTTTCTCAGAATCTTCCGTATTCAAAAAAAGTCCGCGAAGAAGCAGACGAATTTCGCCTTTACTATTTTCGGCAAGTTGCTTCAAAACGCTGAGAGATCTTTCGCATCTCAACATCCCGAAATATCCGATTGTGACATGATTTTTTTTGGTGATTGGAGAAACCGTTTCGGTTTGATGGGAAAGATCTTTTTCAACCTTGTTTTCAATCACAAAAAAATCACCCTGAATTTTCTGAATCGGTTTGAAATAATTGTCGATATAAGCAGGAGACGCTACAACGATGACCGTTGTTCGCTTCAAAAGAAACCGTTCAAGACTTCGAAGAATCATTGAGACAAAGCCCTCTTCAGCAAGTATTGAGCGAATATCGGCAACATCGTAAACGATTTTGATATCGCCGGATTGAAATAAAGTAGCCAGCCAACTGATCAGAAGTACATCAAGATTGTAAGCGTAAATTACATCTTTGTTTTTTAATGATTTACGAATCCGGAAAATGGATTTCAACAGAATCCCCAACCTTCTGAAATATTGTCCGTGTTGAATTTTTCCGAGGGACTCGGCCGGAATGGTCCACGGCTTGCCTTTGTAATGATCCCGGTCAAATCCCACAACAGAGCAATGAACCCCAATCTCTGATAATTTTTCGATGCGCTTTCTATAATACGAATCCGAAAGTACGGGCAAGACAAACAGGATTTTCATGTTGGCTTGTTGAAGTTTTTCAGATAAACAAGAGTCGCCACAATAATCGATGCAAAGGAAAGAAGCCAAAGTTCAGGGGCAGAGAAGACTTTTTTCATTTGCTGGGTCAGATATTTCTTTTCGGTTTTGGAAGGTTTATGACCATAGGATATTCCACCTCCTTTATTCATGGCTAAAAAGCGGTTCAGAGATTTGCCTTTGAACCGATCCATCATTCTTACTATAAACAGGTAATCCGCATTTATTTTCAGGTTTGTGTCGAAATTTCCAAGCGCATCAAAAACCTCTTTTCTGAAAATGATTCCCTGGTGGCAAACCCGTCTCAGGTACACGCTGTATTTATTGATATATCGGGAATACCTGACTAAGCGGACAAAAGGGTGGAGGAAGATCATATTGCCAAAGAGAAACCCGGTTTGATCATCGCTGTTTCTTAAAGTTTCCAGCAAGCTCCCGTTAAGGTATTGGTCGCCGGCATTCAGGAAATAAATGAACTCTCCATTCGCCATTTCAAGGGCCTGATTCATCGCATCATACACCCCAAAATCACTCTGGTGCACATACCTGAAATTTGAGAAATGAAAGGCGTCGTTGATTGTTGAAAGACTTTTGTCCGAGCTATTATCTTTAACCAAAATTTCTACGGAAGAATCATCCAGGTTTTTCAGGCTGGCCAGAGTTGGATAAATATCATTTCCCGGGTTTTTTGTAACTATAATAACCGTAAGCAGCAAACGAGTAGAGTTCTGGTTTAAAATTATGAATGATTAGTAGCCCTTTTTGCAAACATAAGGTATGCTTTCTTGAGCATTTTCAGTAGTGATTTACACTTGAGAATCATCAATCTCAGAAATAACCGCTCTGAATTTACCGCTTGAGGATTTTTCAATCGAGTCCACGAGATCGAACCTGATGGTCATTTCATCACCGGCGCGTCTTCGGAATTCACGGATCAGTGACTCCTTATCTTTTTCACCAAAGTTTTTTCCCGGTACAATTCTGAAGATAATCTCTTCTTTTTCTTTTTGAAAAAGCTGAATCTCCAAGGCGTTTTCAGCATATTCAAAAACCTGGTTCATTCCGATTAATTTTCGTCCGTCAGGTGTTACGACATAATCTTCCGTGCGACCATCGATACCGGAAAAAGTATCTGATTTTCTTCCACATTCACATTCTGAATGAAGTGGAATGCCATAATCTCCAATTCGATAACGGATAAACGGCATCGCTTCATTTCCCCAACTGGTCAGAATTAATTCCTGGTTTTCGGAGTCATCCAGTTTCTGCGATTCGATATGGCAATGTTCGTAATCAACGTGAAATCGCCCATGTTTACATTTTGACATTGTGCCGGCAAACTCCACATTTCCATAGAATTCTGTGACAGGTGCACCAAATACATCACGAATGATCGTTTTATGATTTTTCAGAAGAGCATCAGAAGCCGAGAAGATTATTTTGGGTGGATTCAGTAATTTTAAATCATTCTCTCTCATCAAGTTGGCAAGGTTCACCATGGCTGAGGGATATCCTGTAAAAAAAACAAAATAAGTTGAATTCAGGTAGTCAACAATGTCATGAACGGTTTTTTGGGAAATGTGAGAGGTACTCAGGTAAACCCGGTTATTAAAATAGTCGTGCCTCCAGTAGGGAGGATTTTGTTGGTTTTGAGAGATCGGTAATCTTGCTCCAAACATCAGTTGGCGGTCATTATATTTCACGCCAAACCGTTCCCTGAATCTCCAGAAAACGGCCCATTGTAAATTCAACGATTCTTTGGTTTGATAAATCGTGAGCGGTGTTCCCGTCGTTCCGCTTGTCAGTTGTTTCTTTAATGAAGCTTTTTCAAACTTGTTTGAGATCAGTTCTTCCTGATTTTTTTTTACCATCTCTTTTGTGAGTACCGGCAGCTTTTGGAGATCATCAACAGTTTTGATTTGCGAGATATTTACACCGTGTTCATCATACCATTTTTTGTAAAATGGAACGATATGATACGCGTGATGAATCAGTTGAGTAATTTTCTCATTTTGATACGTTTCTATCTGCTCTCTCGATTTCCATTCGCTCTCTTTAAGAAACTCAAGATGATCAGAAAATCGGGCGCTATATCTGTCTTTTTTTAACTTCAATCCATAGAGAGAAACTGCGATATTTTGCAGAGAATAAGGGAGTTTATAATAGATATTCTCAATAAAAGAGTCCGGCATCGTTGATCTAAACGGTTTTTGATAATCATTGAAATGTAAAGGTTTGGCAGGTCTATTCGAATACGAAATTCATGAATCCTGGTTTGAGGTGACACCACTTGTCATCGCAGTTTCCTATTTTCCCATTGAGGTCAAAATCTGTATCATCCCAAAAACCAAAGTATGATTCAACTTACGAGGAGCCGTCATTTAAAAACCCTTGCTCAATCACTGGCTGAAAAGCTTGTGGACACGGCTCCAGACGATCCGTTTGTATCTCAAAAAGTGATGGTTCCCAATCTTGATACCGCACGCTGGTTTAAACTTTTTGCGGCTCAACAAAACGGCATTGCAGCCAATCTGGAGTGCATCTTACCGGCAGAGTGGTTTTGGAGACAAATCCGAAAAATTTATCCTGATCTGCCCGATTTATTACCGTCTGATCTTCAGCCAATGAAATGGGCATTGTTTGAACTGTTGAGTGATGTTCATTCCAGAACGAAATTCGAGATTTTGGACAGGTACATTAAGAGCCAGCCTGAGGAAAGAAAAACGCAGGCGACCTTTCAACTTGCCGGCCAGATTGCTTCTGTATTTGACGAGTATCTGGTCTATCGCCCCGAGATGATATTGCGATGGCAGCGGGGACGATCAGGAAAAGCAGATGAAAAATGGCAATCCGAATTGTGGCGTTTGTTGAATGACTTCTGGAAAAAGTCGGGCGATGGAGATCTGAAAAACCGGGCAGAGCTTTATGAGGAAGTAATGAGAGCTTTCTCAAAAAAAGAGCTTGATGTGGACGACTCACTTTATATTCTGAATCCCGGATTACTTCCGCTTCCAATCGTGAACATGTTGAAGAAAACCGGGGAGCAATCGGAAGTATTTGTTTATCAAATATCTGTTTCAAAAGAGATTAGAAAAAATTCAAATGAAATATTTCAAGTCTTTGGTAGAGAATCAACAAATGAAGATCAGGTAATAAATATTTTAGATCCAAATGAAGTCCTGGAACTTCACTCTGAGATTCCTGATGATTCCATTTTACAGCAAATTCAATCTGATATTTTCCAGGGGAATTCAATCCGAAAATTTTCAGAAAATGAAAGTGAGATTGGTGGAATAGAAATTCGATCCTGCCACAGTTCGCTTCGTGAAATCGAAGTACTTCACCAGTTTCTTTTGGAGAAATTTGAAGAAAATGAAACACTTCATCCCGATGATGTTCTCGTTGTAACTCCGGATTTGGAAACTTACAAACCGTATATCAAAGCGGTGTTTGATCAGGCTGAGGCCGGGCTGCCACAGATACCTTATCACGCCGGATATTCATCACGAAATTCTGAAGCGGGAATTGAACGGACACTTCTTCGCCTGTTATCATTGGTGGATTCTCGCTTTGAGTTTTCAGACGTTATTGACCTTTTCATGATGAAACCGGTTTATCAATCTTTCGGAATATCAGAATCGGATGGAAACAAACTCAAACGGTGGATTGAAGAGAATCATGTGGTTTGGGGATTGGATGCCCGGCACCGAAAAGAATTTGATCAGCCTGCCGAAGAGTTACAGACCTGGGATTCGGCTATTCGCAGAGGATGGTATGGGAATCTGCTTGGTGGCAAGTCGGGTGATTCAGTAAATGATCTGTTGCTTTACCAGGGGATTCGAACCACGAATGACCAAGAAACCTGGGCGGCTTTCTCAAATTATTTGAGTCAGTTGAATAACATGCGACAAGAGATCAAAAGAAAGAAGAGATGCTCAAAGTGGGCTGAATGGCTGTCGAGTCGAATGGATTCTTTATTTGATGCCGCCTCACTTGGAAGTCTGGAAGCTCAGGGCATAAAACGAATGATTGGCCAAATCAGTGAGCAATCGGAAATTGCCGGTTGTGAACAGGAAATTCCCTTCTCGCTTTTCAGGAGTGAGCTTAGTTCCATGCTGGATCGGCATAAAGCGTCAGGGGCGTTATTTACCAACGGCGCAACGTTTAGTTCTATGGTTCCGGTTCGAAGTATTCCATTTAAAATCATTGCATTAATCGGGCTGAATGAGAGCACGTTTCCCCGAAAACAAATCACTCCCGATTTTGATTTAATGGCGCAAAATCCGCTGCCGGGGGAGAGGAATCGAAAGAATGAGGACCGGAATCTTTTTCTCGAATCGGTCATGGCTGCCGGCGATGTTCATTATTGCAGCTATATCGGGCAAAGTCAGGTTGACAACGAAGTGATTCCGCCATCCACAATTGTGGGTGAGTGGGTGGACGTGCTTTCAAAAACGTCCGGAATGGATTCAAAAAAAATCATCAAAAAGGAAGCTCTTTCAGGATTTTCACCTGCCAATTTTAAATCAAAAAAGAGTTTTTCGGGGATTTATTTTCAAACGGCAAGGTATATGTTGGATGACGAAGAATCGGTTTCCGGTTTGAAATTGAGCGAACCGATTCCTCTGGAGGAAGCAGAAGAAACTATTCAGCTTGATGATTTAATCCGGTTTTACAGCAATCCAATCCAGTGGTTTTTTCGAAAACGGCTGGAGGTTTCTTTGAGGGAGGCCAACCACGGGAAAGATGAATTTGAACTGGATCATCTCGAGAAACACATTCTTTTCCAAAGAGTTTTTGGCTGGGTTTTAGATGGAATGGACGATCAGAAAATTCAAAAGTATTTGGTTCAGTCAGGAGCCATTCCGGTGGGTTGGTCCGGTGAACGAAGAGTTTTGGAGCTCAAGAGAAATGTTCGCAGTGCGATCGCCGTCATGAAAGATTCAGGAATTCATCCAAAGCCAGGCCACTATCAAATACATGTAGCGGCCGGGCAGAGCCAAGTTGAGGGAAGTTTGATGAGCTATTCGGATGATCAGTTTGTGGATATTAATCCATCAAAATTTTCCGGTAAAATTGCTATTGATAGCTGGATCAGGCATCTCTGTGGGAGTCTGGCGGAGTCTTTTGAGGAGAGAAAATCCATCCTGTTTTGTGAGTTGAAAGATGGCGATTCAAAGAAGATAGTTTTCAAGCCCGTTCCAAAACCAGATGCAATCTTATCCGGATTGATCAATTTTTATCATGAAGGATTGATTCGCCCCCAAACGTTTTTTCCGAAAACACTTTATGCGTTTGAAGAGCGAAAAAGGGGAGAGAAACTGGACGCTTATTACAAAGCTGCGAACGCATTCAATACGGATGATTATTCATTTGGGGAGAATAATGATCTGTCGATCAAAACACTGTTGGGTGAAAATGTGGAGTTTCAGGAAAAATTCATCACGGAACGATATCGGCGATTCATACAGCAAATGATGGATCATATGGAGGAAAGTTGATGAAACGGATTGAGTCGTTATATGATGTTAAGTGGAATCCTCGAATCCTGATTGAAGCAAGTGCAGGAACAGGCAAAACCTACACGCTGACTGCACTTTATATCCGGTTATTGGTTGAAAAGAAATTGGATGTAGATCGAATTTTGGTGATGACTTTCACTAAAAAAGCTACGGCTGAACTGAAGGAAAGAATTTTTAGGCGGCTCAAAGAATGCCTGAACAGGCTTGAAACCGGAAAGGAATCTGACGATTCGTTTGTGAATGAATTCGCCGATCAGGTCTCAAATTCAGATGAGGCTATTCAGCGACTCAAGACAGCGATTCAGAATTTTGATGACAGCCAGGTTTATACCATTCATGGTTTCTGCCAGAAAATTCTCAAAGAAGAAGCATTGCTTGCCGGAACTCCGTTTGATTTTGAAGTGGCTCAACAGGACGAACTTTTGACGCAGGCTTCGGAAGATTTTTGGCGGAATTTTATGGCTCAATACAGCCAGTCTGAGGCGGGCAGGTATTATATCTCAAAGTTACTGGGTATTGCAAATTCACCTTCCGAATTGAGGGATAAGCTCCAATTGGTTTTTAGTAAACCATATGCGGAATTGGAAGGTGAGGGGATAGGTAATCCAGTTCAATACCTGGAAAAGGTTTTGAATATTCGGCGTGATTTGGTTGAACTTTGGGGAAGGAATCAGGAAGAATTATTGGAAATTCTGAACCAATGTTATGTAAAAAGATTTCAGCAGCATTTGCAATCTCGACTTCGAAAGTTAAATGCTTTTATTGATGATGATTCATTCGAACTCGACGCCCCCGAAAGCCTGAAATATTTCACTTCCGATTATTTGTATGACCCCAAGAATCTTCCAAAAAGCGGGAATCCGAAACCGACTATTCAGCATCGGTTTTTTGATCTTTGTTCCGAATTGGAATCCTTGATTGCTGAAATGGATAAAGTAAAAACCACACTTATCCAGGAGGCAATAGAAGGAATTACAATCATTCGGGAAAAACTTTCAATTAATTCCAGTACGGTTACTTATGATGATCTTCTCACTCGGGTTGAAAGAGCTTTAACTCATTCTGAAGATGCGGAAGAATTGGCCGGGATTCTCAATCAAAAATATCCTGCGGCGCTTGTGGATGAGTTCCAAGATACCGATCCGGTTCAGTATTCAATCCTGAATTCAATCTATCCTTCACAGAATACCAACTCTTCGCTGTTGATGATCGGCGATCCCAAACAGGCGATTTACGCGTTTCGCGGGGCTGATGTTCATACGTATCTGAAAGCCAAAAAGGAGCCGTCAGTTCAGCAGTATACGCTTCACAAGAATTTCAGAAGTACGCCGAGTTTCAATAAGGCGGTTAATACATTGTTTGGTTTTTCTGGTCAGCCATTTATCGAAGAGGGAATTCAATATTTTGACGTAGAGGCTGGTAACGAAGAATCAGAAGATGATTTTTTAGTGGATGGAATTCCTGCAAGTGGAATCCGGATTCTTGCAAAGCCTGGAATTGACACCAGTAAAAAGGATGCAAATGAATTTGCCTTTTATCAAACAGTAAGTGAAATCACGAAGCTTTTACGGGGATCAGAGGAAGGAAAGGTTAGAATGAAAGGCCGAAAGTTAGAAGCCGGAGATATAGCCATTTTGGTTTCGAGCCATAAAAGTGGAGAAGAGATCAAGCAAAGGCTCAAGGCAGTTGGAATTGATTCTGTGACATATTCCCGCGAGAAGGTTTTTGAGTCGGCGGAAGCCCGGAGATTGGAATCCGTGATGAGCGCAATTCTTGAGCCTTTCAATCGGATTGCTGTAAACAATGCATTGGTTTCTGGCTTTTGGGGACAAAATTTGAATGAAATTCATGAGTTGTCCATCGAAGGGAATCAGCGACAGGAATTGATAGAAGAGTTGCAGGATCTCAACGAAACCTGGTCTTATGATGGTTTTTATACCATGTTCAGAAAACTGCTTTTTGATGACGGAAGAATCACAAAATTGGCGCAGTTTTCTAATTCCGAGAGAATCGTGACGAATCTTTATCAACTGGCGGATATCTGTTCGAAAGCCGAGAAGGAGGGCAAACTTAATCCATATTCTTTGCATTTCTGGTTTGTGGATGAGATGGCTGATCCCGATAAAGATGATGAGAAAACTCTGTTACTTGAAAGTGATCAAAACCTGGTGAAAATCAGCACCATTCATAACAGTAAAGGCCTCGAATTTCCGGTTGTTTTTTGTCCCACGCTCTGGGATATGAAAAGTAATAATAAGAAGCCGTTATTAATCGAGTATCATGAGGACGGGGAACCGATTATCCGATTTGATCAGGAATCTGGTGAACGAAGTGAGTGGGCGGAAGGACAGAATAATATCGAAGATACCGCCGAGGAAATTCGGAAGTATTACGTGGCTGTCACCAGGGCAAAGTACTTGTGTGTCATTCCGTGGGCCAATCATGAAGCTTCGTTAAAATCTGGTGTGGCCTGTTCTTTGGTTGATAGGTCTGCTGCCCAAGAGATTGCCAAAAAAGGGTTGAAGCTTAAATCAGGAACAGATTACACGGACGATAAGATTCTGAACATATTCAAAGATCTGGAAAATAAATCGGATGGAGCCATAGAATTAAATATTCCGGAAAATATTGATGAAATGGAAAAATCCGGTCCGGAGAAATGGATTCAGAAATCAGAACTTCAATTGAAAAATTACAAAGGAAGAACGGAGCTTGCCGTACAACGGCGCATAGAGAGTTTTTCATCTTTGACAAGTCACAGTGCACTGCCGGGAGAACCTGATTATGACCAGGTGGTGGAATCATATCTCTCCCTGATTCATCAGCAAAGGGAGGAAGTTCGTGATTTGAGCATCTTTACATTTCCGCGTGGAGCCACGGCAGGCACGGCTATTCATAAGTTGTTTGAGGACGATCATTTTCTGTTTGAAACTGCACGGAGTGATGATCATTCCGGTTTGATTGAAAAGGTTCTTGAGCAGTATCAAATGGATGGGAAATGGATACCGGTTATTCAGAGGATGATGAGGGGTGTTGTCACTTCGGATATTCCCGGATTGGATTTGAGTAAGGTAAAAAACAGCGAGCAGCTCCGCGAGATGGAGTTTCATTTTACAGCGCGTCAGCCATCCTTAGAAAACATTCTGAGGATCATTCGTTCGGGAAATCAAAGCCTTATCCTACAAGGTCAATTGGAGAGTTTTATGACTGGATTTATTGATCTCGTGGTGAGGCAAAACGGGAAATATTTTATTGTCGATTATAAGTCCAATCATCTCGGCGATTCCATCGAGGATTACAGTCAGCCCCGATTGAAAGAAGAGATTATTCACGCTTCATATGATGTCCAATATCACCTGTATACAGTGGCACTTTGTAAGTACCTGAAGTCACGATTGCCGGGCTTTAATTACGACTCTGATTTCGGCGGAGTGGCTTATCTGTTCGTTCGGGGAATGCAAAAAAATGAGGGGTCTGGCGTTTGGTTTCACAAGCCTGATGAAGCGGTTATCCGGCGTCTTGCAAATGAGTTGGAGGTACAATTATGAGCAGACAATTATCACTGATGAAAGATTGGTTTGAGGAGGGGGTAGAGGCCGGATGGATTGAAAGATATGAGCAGGAATTGATTCGATTTCTGAAGAAAGAATTTGGTGAATTCAGTGATGAAATCCGGATGAGTTTAGTTTTTCTTTCCCTGTTTATTAAAGCCGGACATACCTGTTTACCGATGGACAAAAGCCCTGTTGAATGGATTGAAATCCTGGGCCTTGATGTAGATGGAAAATCTCATTTTCCAACAAAAAAAATAGAGCTTCAGATCCTCAAATCAAGCTCTTTGGTTGGATCTGAAGGTGATATGAATCCGTTAATTCTTACGGATAATCACGTGACATTCAGACGATATTTTTTCTATGAACAAACTGTTAGACAATGGATTAATAGAATTATATCAAATAAATATATAACTGATATAGATGGTATATCACTCCGGTTTTTGCACAATTTATTTACAGAAGAAGCAGAAGGTGTCGATTGGCAAAAAGTGGCGGCGGCACTTTCATTAATCAAGCCGTTTCTCATCATATCCGGAGGACCCGGAACGGGAAAAACAACAACAGTTGCCCAGGTACTTGCTTTGCATCAAAGGCTGTCGAAGAAGCGACTTAATATTGCGCTTGCCGCACCCACCGGAAAAGCTGCCGGACGAATGGGGGAAGCGTTAAACCGGGAACTGGAAAAACTGAATTTGAGTCCGGAAGAATTGAGTCATTTTCCGAGAGAAGCAAAGACCGTACACCGGCTGCTTTCGGGAACGGAATCCAAAGGACTTTTGCCGCCGATTGAGAAGAAACTTTTACATCACGATTTGATCATTATTGATGAAGCATCCATGATGGATCTTTCGTTGATGTACCGGTTAGTGAATCATCTAAGCGACCATACAAAATTGATCCTTCTTGGAGACAAAGATCAGCTTGCATCGGTAGAGGCGGGAGCAGTCTTTGCAGATCTTTGCCAGAAAGAAAAAAATGGATTTTTGCCGGAGACGATACAAACCCTGAAGCGTCTTGGAATCACAAACGAATTACCGGAAGATACCGAGTCGGATATGAGTGATTCAATTGTGTACCTGACCAAGAGTTACAGGTTTGATGAAACGAGTGGAATCGGAAGGTTGGCAGATCTTGTAAAAAGTCAGAATCAAAAAGGAGAAGAGGCGGCCTCCATTTTTAACCAATATTCTGATTTGAACTATCAGGCTTTCAGTTATCAGAAAGAAGACATACAGCTAATTCTTGAGGATTTGAAAACGAAGGTCCAAAAGTGTTCGAAAATTAAAAAATATGATGAACTGCTTTCTTTTTGGAAGGAGTCCATTTGGCT
Proteins encoded:
- a CDS encoding heparinase II/III domain-containing protein translates to MQIVSNVRDLYHTLRHLKPVQVSYRLKYGLQRIHSLKKIDSENLQFFPLSMLPVPSAKNFFEVTDGGIKVNLLNKSETFQTRVRWNELKHGKLWNYHLQYADFLKQDELSINFRAELVLDLYRWLEQGKIGPEPYPASLRVMNVIRFLSENHDEIEAKPDLTEYLFSELHFLADRPEYHLLGNHLMENAFALLMGGVSFHQQKWVQMAKSILAEQIPEQILQDGAHFERSPMYHLIMLFRFLEAIYYLPPGSKLSTQIYQLSGKMLGWIEQMSFSNGDLAHFNDSTKGQSYSKDEIFTMATACNLKEIPNIDLSDSGYRKFSNRNFELTIDAEGIEPSYLPAHAHADSLSFILQVQNKPVITDPGVSTYNTGERRNWERSTQAHNTVTFNGEDTADVWSRFRVGRRPTVAIQNQTSSGIEILLKHKLKSGKDFHHKRNFTVDKDFIEIKDIVNLDKPVEGRLYFDPEIDIKLLTNQCVELTNGVIIFFESVQHVREFSYDYCIGFNSYKTSKALEYTFVNQSLLKIIAPQI
- a CDS encoding glycosyltransferase: MLLTVIIVTKNPGNDIYPTLASLKNLDDSSVEILVKDNSSDKSLSTINDAFHFSNFRYVHQSDFGVYDAMNQALEMANGEFIYFLNAGDQYLNGSLLETLRNSDDQTGFLFGNMIFLHPFVRLVRYSRYINKYSVYLRRVCHQGIIFRKEVFDALGNFDTNLKINADYLFIVRMMDRFKGKSLNRFLAMNKGGGISYGHKPSKTEKKYLTQQMKKVFSAPELWLLSFASIIVATLVYLKNFNKPT
- a CDS encoding phenylacetate--CoA ligase family protein, with translation MPDSFIENIYYKLPYSLQNIAVSLYGLKLKKDRYSARFSDHLEFLKESEWKSREQIETYQNEKITQLIHHAYHIVPFYKKWYDEHGVNISQIKTVDDLQKLPVLTKEMVKKNQEELISNKFEKASLKKQLTSGTTGTPLTIYQTKESLNLQWAVFWRFRERFGVKYNDRQLMFGARLPISQNQQNPPYWRHDYFNNRVYLSTSHISQKTVHDIVDYLNSTYFVFFTGYPSAMVNLANLMRENDLKLLNPPKIIFSASDALLKNHKTIIRDVFGAPVTEFYGNVEFAGTMSKCKHGRFHVDYEHCHIESQKLDDSENQELILTSWGNEAMPFIRYRIGDYGIPLHSECECGRKSDTFSGIDGRTEDYVVTPDGRKLIGMNQVFEYAENALEIQLFQKEKEEIIFRIVPGKNFGEKDKESLIREFRRRAGDEMTIRFDLVDSIEKSSSGKFRAVISEIDDSQV
- a CDS encoding exodeoxyribonuclease V subunit gamma, whose protein sequence is MIQLTRSRHLKTLAQSLAEKLVDTAPDDPFVSQKVMVPNLDTARWFKLFAAQQNGIAANLECILPAEWFWRQIRKIYPDLPDLLPSDLQPMKWALFELLSDVHSRTKFEILDRYIKSQPEERKTQATFQLAGQIASVFDEYLVYRPEMILRWQRGRSGKADEKWQSELWRLLNDFWKKSGDGDLKNRAELYEEVMRAFSKKELDVDDSLYILNPGLLPLPIVNMLKKTGEQSEVFVYQISVSKEIRKNSNEIFQVFGRESTNEDQVINILDPNEVLELHSEIPDDSILQQIQSDIFQGNSIRKFSENESEIGGIEIRSCHSSLREIEVLHQFLLEKFEENETLHPDDVLVVTPDLETYKPYIKAVFDQAEAGLPQIPYHAGYSSRNSEAGIERTLLRLLSLVDSRFEFSDVIDLFMMKPVYQSFGISESDGNKLKRWIEENHVVWGLDARHRKEFDQPAEELQTWDSAIRRGWYGNLLGGKSGDSVNDLLLYQGIRTTNDQETWAAFSNYLSQLNNMRQEIKRKKRCSKWAEWLSSRMDSLFDAASLGSLEAQGIKRMIGQISEQSEIAGCEQEIPFSLFRSELSSMLDRHKASGALFTNGATFSSMVPVRSIPFKIIALIGLNESTFPRKQITPDFDLMAQNPLPGERNRKNEDRNLFLESVMAAGDVHYCSYIGQSQVDNEVIPPSTIVGEWVDVLSKTSGMDSKKIIKKEALSGFSPANFKSKKSFSGIYFQTARYMLDDEESVSGLKLSEPIPLEEAEETIQLDDLIRFYSNPIQWFFRKRLEVSLREANHGKDEFELDHLEKHILFQRVFGWVLDGMDDQKIQKYLVQSGAIPVGWSGERRVLELKRNVRSAIAVMKDSGIHPKPGHYQIHVAAGQSQVEGSLMSYSDDQFVDINPSKFSGKIAIDSWIRHLCGSLAESFEERKSILFCELKDGDSKKIVFKPVPKPDAILSGLINFYHEGLIRPQTFFPKTLYAFEERKRGEKLDAYYKAANAFNTDDYSFGENNDLSIKTLLGENVEFQEKFITERYRRFIQQMMDHMEES